Proteins co-encoded in one Plectropomus leopardus isolate mb chromosome 14, YSFRI_Pleo_2.0, whole genome shotgun sequence genomic window:
- the daam1a gene encoding disheveled-associated activator of morphogenesis 1, which produces MVSRLKQPQGRGLSSLFSCCFKGSEQPEITYCRDNTSTMAVLEPTLPMPAPQELDLMFTELVDELDLTEEHRAAMFSLPAEKKWQIYCSKKMEAEENNGATRWPEYYIDQLRVMAARKTLLSLEDDEEQGRHYIVDDLKTALRTQPMSFVTRFIELDGLSCILNFLKSMDYETTNSQVHTSLIGCIKALMNNSQGRAHVLGHCESINIIAQSLTTESIKTKVAVLEILGAVCLVPGGHKKVLEAMLHYQKYAAERTRFQTLVTDLDRSTGRYRDEVNLKTAIMSFINAVLSQGAGETSLEFRIHLRYEFLMLGIQPVIDKLRSHENATLNRHLDFFEMLRNEDELLMSKHFDATHIETKSASQMFEVIRKNLNHTEAYPHLLSALQHCLMMPYKQSSTNLQYWVLLDRIIQQLVLQTDKGENPDVAPLEDFNVKNIVRMLVKESEVKLWKEQADKMRKEHHNLQQRFEKKERECDAKNKEKEDMMTMLNKLKDKLERESNDHKQAKLQVAQLSAQLQQLSSASSVPGGPPVTSGSLVPPGPAPSIPGPPPPPPPPPPPPGGPPGFGMPPFAPPPPPGAPLRTAPTKNVPRPANPLKSFNWSKLPESKLEGTIWKEIDDLKVFKMLDLEEFQRTFSAYQKPQKDAEDDHTLTKKVKELSVIDGRRAQNCNILLSRLKLTNEEIRQAILTMDEQEDLPKDMLEQLLKFVPEKSDIELLGEHKHELDRMARADRFLYDMSSINHYQQRLQSLYFKKKFAERVTEVKPKIKALSLASREMVQSGALRQLLEVVLAFGNYMNKGQRGNAWGFKMSSLNKIADTKSSIDKNVTLLHYMITVLEKKYPKAAAFSKELQSVPEAAKVNMTELEKDIGNLRSGLKSVEAELKYQQAQSSKSPADKFVPVVSQFVTVASFSFSEVEESLNEAKEVFVKALKHFGEDTSNLQPDTFFGIFDTFLTAFSEARQDNENMAKRKEEEERRALMEAQLKRDREQKARKAKENEEEGGEFDDLVSALRSGEVFDKDMSKMNRRKQRRHEQFDSSRERPVTKLNE; this is translated from the exons ATGGTGTCCCGGCTGAAGCAGCCCCAGGGGCGTGGCCTGTCCTCCCTATTTTCTTGCTGCTTCAAAGGAAGCGAGCAACCAGAGATCACCTACTGCCGCGATAACACCAGCACCATGGCTGTACTGGAGCCCACCCTGCCTATGCCCGCCCCCCAAGAGCTGGACTTGATGTTCACAGAGCTGGTG GATGAGCTTGACCTCACGGAGGAGCACAGGGCGGCCATGTTTTCTCTGCCAGCAGAGAAAAAATGGCAGATCTACTGCAGCAAGAAAATG GAGGCAGAGGAGAATAACGGAGCAACCAGATGGCCAGAGTATTATATTGACCAGCTCCGGGTCATGGCTGCT AGGAAGACTCTGCTATCACTGGAGGATGATGAAGAGCAGGGAAGACATTATATCGTAGATGATCTAAAGACAGCACTGAGGACACAGCCGATGAG CTTTGTGACACGATTCATTGAGTTGGACGGCTTGTCTTGCATCCTGAATTTCCTCAAGTCCATGGACTATGAAACCACCAACTCTCAGGTCCACACCTCTCTGATCGGCTGCATCAAGGCTCTGATGAACAACTCTCAAGGCAGAGCCCATGTCCTGGGTCACTGTGAGAGCATAAATATCATCGCTCAGAGTCTCACCACTGAAAGCATCAAAACAAAG GTTGCAGTGTTAGAGATCCTTGGTGCAGTATGTTTGGTGCCTGGAGGCCATAAGAAAGTTCTAGAAGCCATGCTGCACTACCAGAAGTACGCCGCTGAGAGAACACGCTTTCAG ACCCTGGTAACAGACTTGGACAGATCAACAGGCCGCTACAGGGACGAAGTCAATCTGAAGACTGCCATCATGTCCTTCATCAACGCTGTGCTCAGCCAGGGAGCAGGAGAG accaGTCTGGAGTTCCGTATCCACCTGCGCTATGAGTTTCTTATGTTGGGCATTCAGCCTGTCATCGATAAACTACGATCCCATGAAAACGCCACCCTGAACAG GCATCTGGACTTCTTTGAGATGTTGAGGAATGAAGACGAGCTTCTGATGTCCAAACACTTTGATGCT ACTCACATAGAAACTAAAAGTGCGAGCCAGATGTTTGAAGTGATCAGGAAGAACCTGAATCACACTGAAGCATACCCTCACCTCCTGTCTGCCCTGCAGCACTGCCTCATGATGCCAT ataagCAGAGCAGTACCAACCTTCAGTACTGGGTGTTGTTGGATCGGATCATTCAGCAGCTGGttctgcagacagacaaaggtGAAAACCCTGATGTTGCTCCACTGGAGGACttcaatgttaaaaatattgtaCGCAT gcTTGTCAAGGAGAGCGAGGTGAAACTATGGAAAGAACAAGCTGATAAAATGAGgaaag AGCATCACAATTTACAGCAGCGTTTTGAAAAGAAGGAGAGGGAGTGTGACGCCAAGAACAAGGAGAAGGAGGACATGATGACCATGCTGAACAAGCTGAAGGACAAACTGGAGCGAGAGAGCAATGACCACAAGCAGGCCAAACTCCAAGTGGCACAGCTGtctgctcagctgcagcagctcagctcT GCTTCCAGTGTTCCAGGAGGTCCTCCTGTAACCTCTGGTAGTTTGGTTCCTCCTGGTCCTGCCCCGTCCATCCctggtcctcctcctcctcctccaccaccacctcccccTCCAGGAGGCCCACCAGGTTTTGGCATGCCTCCATTtgccccacctcctcctccaggagCTCCGCTAAGAACTGCCCCGACAAAGAATGTTCCTCGGCCAGCTAACCCCCTGAAGTCATTCAACTGGAGCAAACTGCCTGAG AGCAAGTTAGAAGGAACCATATGGAAAGAAATTGATGATCTCAAGGTGTTTAAAATGCTGGATCTTGAAGAGTTCCAGAGGACCTTCTCAGCCTACCAGAAACCACAG AAGGATGCTGAGGATGACCATACCCTTACCAAGAAAGTCAAGGAGCTGTCAGTGATCGATGGTCGCCGAGCACAGAACTGTAACATCCTGCTCTCAAG gCTAAAGCTGACCAATGAGGAGATCCGCCAGGCCATTCTGACCATGGATGAACAGGAGGACTTACCTAAAGACATGCTGGAGCAg CTCCTGAAATTTGTTCCTGAGAAGAGTGACATCGAACTCTTGGGAGAACACAAGCATGAGCTGGACCGTATGGCCAGAGCAGACCGCTTCCTGTATGACATGAGCAG CATCAACCACTATCAGCAGAGACTCCAGTCTCTCTACTTCAAGAAGAAGTTTGCTGAAAGAGTAACCGAGGTCAAACCAAAAATCAAag CTCTGAGTCTTGCGTCCAGAGAGATGGTACAGAGTGGGGCCCTGCGTCAGCTCCTGGAGGTGGTTCTGGCCTTTGGGAACTACATGAATAAAGGACAGCGAGGAAACGCCTGGGGATTTAAAATGTCCAGTCTCAACAAGATAGCTGACACGAAGTCCAGCATTGACAA AAACGTCACTCTGCTCCACTACATGATCACTGTACTGGAAAAGAAGTACCCTAAGGCGGCAGCTTTCAGCAAAGAACTACAAAGTGTGCCAGAAGCTGCTAAAGTCAA TATGACAGAGTTGGAGAAAGACATTGGCAACTTGAGATCTGGCCTTAAGAGCGTTGAGGCG GAACTGAAGTACCAGCAGGCCCAAAGCTCCAAGAGTCCTGCAGATAAGTTTGTCCCCGTGGTCAGTCAATTCGTCACCGTGGCCTCCTTCAGCTTCTCTGAGGTGGAGGAGTCGCTCAATGAGGCCAAAGAAGTG tttgtaaagGCACTGAAACACTTTGGAGAAGACACATCCAACCTGCAGCCCGATACCTTCTTTGGGATATTCGACACCTTTTTGACAGCTTTCTCAGAGGCCAGACAGGACAACGAGAACATGGCCAAACgcaaggaggaagaggagagacgGGCACTTATGGAGGCACAG cTTAAGAGGGACAGGGAGCAGAAGGCAAGGAAAGCCAAAGAAAATGAAGAGGAGGGTGGTGAGTTTGACGACCTGGTGTCTGCTCTGCGCTCTGGAGAGGTGTTTGATAAGGATATGTCCAAAATGAACCGTAGAA